Proteins from a single region of Chitinibacter bivalviorum:
- a CDS encoding exonuclease domain-containing protein, translating to MSYPFYPAPLVLLDLETTGAKPATDRITEIGLVHVNTDSEGIAQWSNLVNPCQPIPPFIQSLTGINDAMVADAPTFAALADEVLAKLQDRVFVAHNARFDYTFLRNEFKRLGMTFRAKVLCTVQLSRKLYPDEFKHSLDALIARHGLEYHGERHRALTDAELIYQFLQAAVKDLGAARVHEAIDELIRPPALPAHIDEKVIDDLPDTAGVYIFYGEDRAGNSDEPLFVGSNSNLRRRVLQHFGKKAGEGQAALLAAALRRIDWIETSGDLGSALLERQLLTRLRPRFNPSVRAKVDQTQSVWEIVQPESDSAELEVALTPKLLPLGEIANARGDLFGPFRGAREAQNVLNRIVKGQGLCRQVLGLEKPKKNQAVSPCTALANGECRGACVGREPLSMHNARLLASFAKHKLADWPYAGPIGITEGPEWAQVMHVFDQWVYLGVVHSANDLAQLLSAPYPAYDLDMAKLIRSELKKASEIQILV from the coding sequence ATGAGCTATCCGTTTTACCCTGCGCCGCTGGTGCTGCTTGACCTTGAAACCACGGGCGCAAAACCGGCCACTGATCGCATTACCGAAATCGGTCTGGTTCATGTGAATACGGACAGTGAGGGTATTGCTCAGTGGAGTAACCTGGTTAACCCCTGTCAGCCTATACCCCCATTTATCCAAAGTTTGACGGGTATTAATGACGCGATGGTGGCCGATGCGCCAACGTTTGCCGCTTTGGCTGACGAAGTGTTGGCCAAACTGCAAGATCGCGTTTTCGTCGCGCATAATGCGCGCTTTGATTACACCTTTTTACGTAATGAATTCAAACGTCTGGGGATGACGTTTCGCGCCAAAGTGCTATGTACTGTGCAGCTCTCGCGCAAGCTTTATCCCGATGAATTCAAGCACAGTCTGGATGCGCTGATTGCGCGCCATGGGCTGGAATATCATGGCGAGCGCCACCGCGCGCTGACCGATGCCGAGCTGATTTATCAATTTTTGCAAGCGGCAGTGAAAGATCTGGGCGCGGCGCGGGTGCACGAGGCGATCGACGAGCTGATTCGTCCTCCCGCTTTGCCCGCGCACATTGATGAAAAAGTCATCGATGATTTGCCCGACACAGCGGGCGTGTATATTTTCTACGGCGAGGATCGTGCTGGTAACAGCGACGAGCCGTTGTTTGTCGGCAGTAATAGCAATCTGCGCCGCCGTGTTTTACAGCACTTTGGTAAAAAAGCCGGCGAAGGTCAGGCGGCGTTGCTGGCTGCCGCTTTGCGCCGCATAGATTGGATCGAAACCTCGGGTGATTTGGGCTCGGCCCTATTGGAGCGGCAATTACTTACCCGCTTACGTCCTCGGTTTAACCCGTCGGTGCGCGCGAAAGTCGATCAAACACAAAGCGTGTGGGAGATTGTGCAACCCGAGTCGGACTCGGCTGAGCTTGAGGTCGCCTTAACGCCGAAATTGTTGCCGCTGGGTGAAATTGCCAATGCGCGTGGCGATTTATTTGGCCCTTTCCGTGGCGCGCGCGAGGCGCAAAATGTGCTCAATCGCATTGTCAAAGGGCAGGGCTTGTGTCGTCAGGTGTTAGGTTTGGAAAAACCGAAGAAAAATCAGGCGGTGAGCCCGTGTACGGCGTTGGCGAATGGCGAGTGTCGCGGCGCCTGTGTGGGGCGTGAGCCACTCAGCATGCACAACGCGCGTTTATTGGCATCCTTCGCAAAGCATAAATTGGCCGACTGGCCGTATGCTGGCCCGATCGGCATTACAGAGGGGCCTGAGTGGGCGCAGGTGATGCATGTCTTTGATCAATGGGTATACCTTGGGGTGGTACACTCAGCAAATGATTTAGCTCAATTGCTTTCAGCGCCATACCCTGCATATGATCTTGATATGGCTAAGCTCATTCGCAGTGAACTTAAAAAAGCCAGTGAGATTCAAATCCTAGTTTAG
- a CDS encoding PIG-L deacetylase family protein produces MSNPYLALVKAHDELLQKKDAPLFSDLATLGTAAQAAAADAPIAMIFAPHPDDECIIGALPLRLQREAGFKVVNVAVTQGSGLKRQPERWVEVKNACDYLGWDLLETIPGGLMSVTTKTRSEDPAAWAEKVAVLAKIISANKPQVVVCPHNNDYHSAHIGTHYLVVDALKAANHSCVLVQSEFWRQMEAPNALIATNLQDTADLIAALACHVEEVRRNPYHLRLPGYMADNVRRGAEVCGGQGAAAPTFSFGTIYHVGQFDGSNFVPTEKKYTINETDDIKAILA; encoded by the coding sequence ATGAGCAATCCTTACCTCGCCCTCGTAAAAGCACACGACGAATTACTGCAAAAAAAAGATGCCCCGCTGTTTAGCGATCTGGCCACGCTCGGTACCGCTGCTCAAGCAGCCGCTGCCGATGCGCCGATTGCGATGATCTTTGCGCCACACCCTGATGACGAATGCATCATTGGCGCGCTGCCATTGCGCCTACAACGCGAAGCAGGCTTTAAAGTAGTTAACGTGGCCGTAACGCAAGGCTCTGGCCTGAAACGTCAACCAGAGCGCTGGGTTGAAGTAAAAAATGCGTGTGATTATCTCGGTTGGGATTTGCTCGAAACTATTCCTGGCGGCTTAATGTCGGTTACAACAAAAACACGCAGTGAAGACCCAGCAGCCTGGGCTGAAAAAGTGGCTGTGTTGGCAAAAATCATTAGTGCAAACAAACCGCAAGTCGTTGTTTGCCCGCACAACAATGACTACCACTCAGCGCACATCGGTACGCATTATCTGGTTGTGGATGCACTGAAAGCGGCCAATCACAGCTGCGTTTTAGTACAAAGCGAATTCTGGCGTCAAATGGAAGCGCCAAATGCATTGATTGCGACCAATCTGCAAGATACGGCCGATTTGATTGCAGCGCTGGCTTGCCACGTCGAAGAAGTTCGCCGCAATCCATACCACTTGCGTCTGCCAGGCTATATGGCCGACAACGTTCGCCGTGGTGCTGAAGTCTGTGGCGGCCAAGGTGCAGCGGCGCCAACTTTCTCATTTGGTACGATTTATCATGTTGGCCAATTTGATGGCAGCAATTTTGTGCCTACCGAGAAAAAATACACGATCAACGAAACGGATGACATTAAAGCGATCCTCGCTTAA
- a CDS encoding DUF475 domain-containing protein, with amino-acid sequence MPYFYSSFVVTIIGLLGAWFIAGWTGLWIAFNLALLETSLSFDNAVVNASVLKHWDEKWRQRFLLWGMLIAVFGMRVIFPLIIVAFIAGIAPMPGPMALYDYFSTGVWPAQDVLSMAIVQPDQYAKILTSAHIEVTAFGGAFLLLVFLNFFIDYEKETHWFAPLERLLAKLGRLEMAAVLLSLMVLLFMAEQMPVAQAHRFFVAGIWGVVVFVMIDGLGDLIGDEGAAAKTGLAGFVYLEILDASFSFDGVLGAFALTKNIFLIAIGLGIGAMFVRSFTLMLVDKGTLNAFKYLEHGAFWAIGALAAIMLLSARYHVPEAVTGGLAAILILFAALHSWLVRR; translated from the coding sequence ATGCCTTATTTTTATTCATCGTTTGTCGTGACTATTATCGGCTTACTGGGGGCATGGTTTATTGCGGGTTGGACGGGCTTATGGATCGCTTTTAATCTGGCCTTGCTGGAAACGAGCTTGAGTTTTGATAATGCGGTAGTCAATGCGTCGGTACTCAAGCATTGGGACGAAAAATGGCGGCAGCGTTTTTTGCTGTGGGGCATGTTGATTGCCGTATTTGGGATGCGGGTGATTTTTCCGCTGATCATTGTGGCTTTTATCGCTGGTATTGCGCCCATGCCAGGGCCGATGGCACTGTATGATTATTTCAGTACAGGTGTGTGGCCCGCGCAGGATGTGCTCTCAATGGCCATCGTGCAGCCAGATCAATATGCCAAAATTTTAACTTCCGCCCATATCGAGGTGACCGCATTTGGTGGCGCATTCTTGCTCTTGGTGTTCCTAAATTTCTTCATCGATTACGAAAAAGAAACGCATTGGTTTGCGCCCTTGGAGCGCCTATTGGCCAAATTAGGACGCTTGGAAATGGCGGCGGTGCTGCTCAGTTTGATGGTGCTGCTGTTTATGGCTGAGCAAATGCCCGTGGCACAGGCGCATCGCTTTTTTGTGGCGGGCATCTGGGGCGTCGTCGTCTTTGTGATGATCGATGGGCTGGGTGATTTGATCGGTGATGAAGGCGCTGCGGCGAAAACAGGCTTGGCAGGATTTGTATATCTGGAAATTCTTGATGCGTCTTTCTCGTTTGATGGCGTGCTGGGCGCATTTGCATTAACTAAAAACATCTTTCTGATTGCCATCGGCTTGGGTATTGGTGCGATGTTTGTGCGCAGCTTTACCTTGATGCTGGTGGATAAAGGCACGTTGAATGCGTTCAAGTACTTAGAGCATGGCGCTTTTTGGGCCATTGGCGCGCTTGCCGCCATTATGTTGCTTTCAGCCCGATATCATGTGCCGGAGGCTGTTACGGGGGGATTGGCGGCGATTTTGATTTTATTTGCCGCCCTGCATTCATGGCTTGTTCGCAGATAA
- a CDS encoding type IV pilus assembly protein FimV codes for MNKHCSPFILAPIAFLLAMHAAQGMTLGEVQLKSYIGQRFKADIPYRLNADERTPEGCHQLLPSNNDVTFIGSATVQVIPQGDGKSGVVRILGRQAAEEPIVGFALHFECDSINLTRDYNVFLDPAPVVDVPIVSSAATITTTAPTSLEARKSSKAVSTTKEVTLQQLAEKYYPINSAGYERYLNKLKRNNPDFGETDRIPVGSMIVIPPRPKVANAAPKAPSMVSVASEQSHLRLEGDERQPPVMSSGNTKITPEAYVKELEAKVAELSELRKKLQLEIDALDQRLAQSQSPASHVVASAAVAVASAAQVVASAPVVAVKAPEPKPAVPRIKSEQTSWQWPALGILGLLGLGTLWWRRRSSREEGVEEVSESILSALKTNFSPRRAMPTQLSMMHNMNTGFEVVHEDTNSLDQAQYFLAQGDTLRAIELLQQLLKADPLDAERWLMLFRVYRQQGMKSDYIQLANKFRAQTPKPSEDDWELVRSIGFKLAPEHPLFARVEEPKPIVETPVDLAISSLERSTQVSALTASAAAVSETINTRASSSGSMSDVNLIDLLQPKPAPAPAHFVRPTIAEEAVDIQLPPISGIKDPVELSSLEELEFNVEKLEFEGGKVPKE; via the coding sequence ATGAACAAGCATTGCTCGCCATTTATTTTGGCTCCGATTGCATTCTTGCTTGCGATGCATGCCGCGCAAGGCATGACTTTAGGGGAAGTACAGCTCAAGTCTTATATTGGTCAGCGATTTAAAGCTGATATACCCTATCGCCTCAATGCCGATGAGCGCACACCAGAGGGGTGTCACCAACTCTTGCCGAGCAATAATGATGTCACTTTCATCGGCTCTGCTACCGTACAAGTCATACCACAAGGCGATGGTAAATCGGGTGTTGTGCGAATTCTAGGTCGCCAAGCCGCAGAAGAGCCGATCGTTGGTTTTGCCCTGCATTTTGAATGTGACAGCATCAATCTAACGCGCGATTACAATGTATTTCTAGATCCTGCCCCCGTGGTCGACGTACCAATTGTGAGCTCCGCCGCGACCATAACAACGACAGCACCTACTTCCTTAGAAGCGCGCAAATCGAGCAAAGCAGTCAGCACGACGAAAGAGGTGACCTTACAGCAATTGGCTGAAAAGTATTACCCAATTAACTCGGCTGGCTATGAGCGCTATCTGAATAAGCTCAAACGTAATAACCCAGATTTCGGCGAAACAGATCGCATTCCTGTTGGGAGTATGATCGTGATCCCGCCTCGGCCTAAGGTGGCCAATGCCGCGCCAAAAGCGCCTTCAATGGTGTCTGTCGCGTCAGAGCAAAGCCATCTACGCCTCGAAGGCGACGAGCGCCAGCCGCCAGTCATGAGTTCAGGTAATACCAAAATCACCCCTGAAGCCTATGTGAAAGAGCTCGAAGCCAAAGTGGCGGAGCTCAGCGAATTGAGGAAAAAACTGCAGCTTGAGATTGATGCATTGGATCAGCGACTAGCGCAAAGCCAAAGTCCAGCGAGCCATGTTGTTGCCAGCGCCGCTGTCGCCGTTGCAAGTGCTGCGCAGGTCGTGGCGAGTGCACCAGTGGTAGCGGTAAAAGCACCAGAGCCCAAACCTGCAGTACCTCGCATCAAATCAGAGCAGACCAGTTGGCAATGGCCCGCATTGGGCATCTTGGGTCTACTTGGCCTAGGCACCTTGTGGTGGCGCCGTCGTTCATCGCGTGAAGAGGGCGTAGAAGAAGTCTCTGAAAGCATATTGAGTGCGCTTAAAACGAATTTCTCACCTCGCCGTGCGATGCCGACTCAACTCTCGATGATGCACAATATGAATACGGGATTTGAGGTGGTGCATGAAGATACGAATAGTTTGGATCAAGCACAATACTTTCTGGCGCAAGGTGATACGCTGCGGGCGATTGAATTGCTACAGCAATTGCTCAAGGCTGATCCACTCGATGCTGAGCGTTGGTTGATGTTGTTTAGGGTGTATCGCCAGCAAGGGATGAAATCGGATTATATTCAGTTGGCCAATAAATTTCGCGCTCAAACCCCCAAACCAAGCGAAGATGATTGGGAGTTGGTGCGTAGCATCGGCTTTAAACTTGCACCTGAGCATCCCTTGTTTGCTCGTGTGGAAGAGCCAAAACCAATCGTAGAAACGCCGGTTGATTTGGCGATCAGCAGCCTTGAAAGATCAACTCAAGTTAGTGCCTTAACCGCCAGTGCAGCGGCTGTTAGTGAAACGATCAATACCCGTGCCAGCAGTAGTGGCTCGATGAGTGATGTGAATTTAATCGACTTATTGCAACCGAAACCAGCGCCTGCACCTGCGCATTTTGTGCGCCCGACGATTGCTGAAGAGGCGGTGGATATTCAATTGCCACCGATTTCAGGGATTAAAGATCCCGTTGAACTATCGTCGCTAGAGGAGTTGGAGTTTAATGTAGAAAAATTAGAGTTTGAGGGTGGGAAAGTCCCGAAAGAATAA
- a CDS encoding TerC family protein: protein MEFFSELWVGYPLWVWLMFFGLVISLLAFDLGVLHKDQHEISVSESLKLSAFYIFMGLAFGAWLWWYKGATSGMEYITGYLIEKSLSMDNVFVIALIFSSLGVPRMYQHRVLFWGILGVILMRAVMIGLGAVLVAKYQGVLVLFGAFLIFTGVKMLMSDDEHGKIEDNKFYQWLRKHMRFTPTLHGQSFWVRGENHGLAKGWWATPLFLTLILVETADLVFAVDSIPAIFAITQDPFIVYTSNIFAILGLRALYFALAAMVHRFHYLKYALSVVLVFIGVKVGLVYFNHEGIIDFKIPTAVSLGVTFGLLLAGVLYSLWKTRGEPIPETKAHS from the coding sequence ATGGAATTTTTTAGTGAACTCTGGGTTGGCTACCCGCTTTGGGTCTGGCTGATGTTTTTTGGTCTAGTCATTAGCCTGTTGGCCTTTGACTTGGGCGTTTTGCATAAAGACCAGCACGAAATCAGCGTCTCAGAGAGCTTAAAACTCTCCGCTTTTTACATTTTCATGGGTTTGGCCTTTGGCGCATGGCTGTGGTGGTATAAGGGTGCGACCTCGGGGATGGAGTACATCACGGGCTATCTGATTGAGAAATCGCTCTCGATGGATAATGTCTTTGTGATTGCGCTGATCTTCAGCAGCCTTGGTGTACCTCGCATGTATCAGCACCGCGTACTCTTCTGGGGTATCTTGGGTGTGATCTTAATGCGCGCGGTGATGATCGGCTTGGGTGCAGTGCTAGTAGCTAAATACCAAGGTGTGCTGGTCTTATTTGGCGCCTTCCTGATTTTCACTGGCGTCAAAATGCTGATGTCGGATGATGAGCATGGCAAAATCGAAGACAATAAGTTCTACCAATGGCTACGCAAACACATGCGTTTCACCCCGACTTTGCACGGTCAAAGCTTCTGGGTGCGTGGTGAGAACCATGGTTTGGCCAAAGGCTGGTGGGCCACACCGCTGTTTCTGACCTTGATTTTGGTAGAAACGGCAGACTTGGTATTTGCGGTAGATAGCATTCCAGCTATTTTCGCGATCACACAAGATCCATTTATCGTTTACACATCGAATATTTTTGCGATCTTGGGTTTGCGTGCTTTGTATTTTGCTTTGGCAGCTATGGTGCACCGTTTCCACTATCTGAAATACGCACTGTCTGTAGTGCTGGTATTCATTGGCGTGAAAGTTGGCTTGGTGTATTTCAACCACGAAGGGATTATCGACTTCAAAATCCCAACCGCGGTATCACTGGGTGTGACGTTTGGTTTGCTCTTGGCGGGCGTACTTTACTCGCTCTGGAAAACACGCGGCGAGCCGATTCCTGAAACTAAAGCTCACTCATGA
- a CDS encoding TatD family hydrolase, with protein sequence MSMEFTISFIDSHCHLDAAEFDADRDEVVARARAVGVSEWLVPAVTADTFASTLAMRERYGAHIAFGLHPIYEAAHRAEHLILLRQQLDSGLAVAVGEIGLDFFLPDLNTQRQIDFFESQLKIARDYDLPVIVHIRRSQDQVLKYLRKWRVKGGIAHAFNGSEQQAYEFIKLGFCLGFGGAMTYTGSQRIRRLAQTIPLEAIVLETDAPDIPPSWLANHTKPRNEPNQLPLFLKVLAELRAAPEDLLAQQIIANTRRSLWLDAKV encoded by the coding sequence ATGAGTATGGAATTCACAATAAGTTTCATTGATAGTCACTGTCATCTTGATGCCGCTGAATTTGACGCAGATCGCGATGAAGTTGTCGCACGCGCTCGCGCAGTAGGCGTGAGTGAATGGCTTGTGCCCGCCGTGACTGCAGATACCTTTGCTTCGACGTTGGCAATGCGCGAACGCTATGGCGCGCATATCGCATTCGGGCTGCACCCAATTTATGAAGCAGCGCATCGTGCTGAGCATTTGATCCTGCTGCGGCAGCAGCTTGATTCTGGCTTGGCAGTGGCGGTGGGGGAAATTGGGTTGGATTTTTTTCTGCCCGATTTAAATACCCAGCGGCAAATTGATTTTTTTGAATCGCAACTCAAAATAGCCCGAGATTATGATCTCCCCGTCATCGTCCATATACGGCGTAGCCAAGATCAGGTGTTGAAATATTTGCGCAAATGGCGCGTCAAAGGCGGCATTGCCCACGCGTTTAATGGCAGTGAGCAGCAAGCCTATGAGTTCATCAAGCTCGGATTTTGCTTGGGTTTTGGTGGGGCAATGACTTATACCGGCTCGCAGCGGATACGACGTTTGGCGCAGACCATACCACTTGAAGCCATCGTATTGGAAACCGATGCCCCAGATATCCCCCCGAGCTGGTTGGCGAATCACACCAAGCCACGGAATGAACCCAATCAATTACCACTATTTTTAAAAGTGCTGGCTGAGCTGCGCGCGGCGCCAGAAGACCTCCTCGCACAGCAAATTATCGCTAATACTCGGCGATCTTTATGGTTGGATGCTAAGGTATAG
- a CDS encoding PEP-CTERM sorting domain-containing protein: MRMTQLAVAAALVLSAGVSQAAVTYSKDFTFSPAGLFAFEQSLNVTGPSKLTFTLTPDANAKGDLANLFGFTWRIAPTVDNGPYVSTVFAPGQKTYSNTFDLNTAGTYGFLFTSAGAHNWTGKLNVSVAPVPEPETYALMGMGLLGLLAARRRKMKQAA; the protein is encoded by the coding sequence ATGCGTATGACTCAACTGGCTGTTGCAGCCGCACTGGTATTGTCTGCTGGCGTTTCTCAAGCTGCCGTGACTTATTCAAAAGACTTTACTTTTTCTCCAGCAGGTCTTTTTGCTTTTGAGCAATCGCTCAATGTGACTGGACCTTCTAAACTGACATTTACCTTAACTCCTGATGCAAATGCTAAGGGCGATTTGGCTAATTTATTTGGTTTTACATGGAGAATTGCGCCGACTGTTGATAATGGTCCATATGTTTCAACCGTTTTTGCACCCGGGCAAAAAACATATAGCAATACATTTGACTTAAACACCGCTGGAACTTACGGCTTCCTGTTTACTTCAGCTGGTGCTCATAACTGGACTGGCAAGTTGAATGTGAGTGTTGCTCCAGTTCCAGAGCCAGAAACATACGCATTGATGGGCATGGGTTTGCTTGGCCTGTTGGCAGCTCGTCGTCGCAAAATGAAACAAGCCGCCTAA